AATTTCATTTGTTTCCTACACTCCCTAATTTCCCTGCTTTTCCTGACTCATTAAACGCCTGTTGCCCATATTATTCTTGGATCAATCTTACGGACTAGACGATACGCAATCGGTTTAAAACCATTTTTTGGCCAGAATCTCGAGGATTCTAAATTCGTTATTCTCCAATCTGTTTCGCAAAGTTTATAGCCTTCTTTGTCAGCATAAGTAAGTCCATGCTTTAATAAGGCCGTATTAACACCCATCCCGCGAGAAGATTCGACTGTTGCTCCGACTACTAAACTAATGCAGGATTCAGGTGTTAATAAATTCTCATCAGATGTTGCCGATGATTCAAATACTTGGAAACCTACAATCTCATTTTGATAGATCGCTAACCATAACATTGCCGCTTCATCATTAATAATTTCTGCGTAACCTTCCTGGTAGTCATCTCTTTCTTCAATAAACCCTGGTGCAAATACCGGTGACTTCGCTTGGTGTTCCATAATTACAGTTGCTAATTCACGTATTCGTTTTTCATCTTCACTAGTAGCCACTCGAATCTGAATATCTTCAAATACTTTGTCCGACGAAACTGTCAAATCACGTATACCATGAACCTGCTCATAGGCAAATCCTAAATGAAGCCAAGCATCTAAAGTGGACTTATTTCCACTTGGTACCATTACATAATGATTAAACGAACCAAGCTCTACCATTTTATTGGCAAACTCTGTATATAATCCACGATATAATTCTTCATCTTCACTTTCTGCTATAGCCATTCCTGCATATTTAATCCAAGTATGACGTTCTCGATTTTTATCTGTTTGAATTGCGCCAATCATGTAGCCAACTAACTCGGAACCATTCATCGCAGCAATACCGAAACTATTCTTTTCATTAAATAGCGCCTCAATAGCTTTCTTAGCATACGTAGCCTCTTCAAATTTAGATGGTAATTCAGGGTTTATCCTTCGGTCATACATATGCCGGATAGCCAAAAGACTAGCCGCTTCATCTAAGTGTATATTTTCGAACGCGATAAATTTCATAGCAAACCTCCTTGCAACTTTTACAAGTTAAACTACTGAACAATTCTATTATTTTAATTATCTCTTCATTCACTCATTACTAGTTCCATAAAAAGAGCATTACTTCCTGCTTATAGCCGGATAATGCTCTCTTTCATCTAGTAAAATTCAACAACAATCCCATGTGTATAGAACATAGTAAAATCCTTTTTTAACAAATCCTCTTTTTTAATAAAGAAGTTCAACTGAATCTCTAACAGTAGACTCATAATTAAATCATATCAATTTTCTTAAAATTAACAATTTAATTTAATTAAAAATAAAAACCACTGTTTATGTACAGTGGTTAAATAATGATTGCTTAATGAAATTCTAAAAACTCGACTCTATTTCCAAACGGATCATTTACAAAAAATCGAGTTCGACCTTCTATTGGTGGTTCCTGTTTAATTTCAAAGTTAAGTTGAAGAAGATGCTCTCTTAATGCCTCTATGTTTGTAACAATTAAACCGGGATGAGCTTTTTTAGGTGCTATAAAATCTTCTTGAATACTAATATGAATTTCTTGATTACCACAAATAAACCAGCATCCACCTCGGCCTTTTAAATTTTCCGGCTTTGGCAATTCCCTCATACCTAAAACTTCATTATAAAATTTTCTAGCTTCGTCCTCTCCACCCCTTGGACAAACTAATTGAATATGATCAATTCCTTTTACTTCAAATGACAATGATCACACCTCTCCCATTATAAAAAGTTTATATCTTTAGATTACCAGAACTAATTAATAAGAAAAGCATTACTTCTATAGAAGTAACGCTTTTCCCAATATTCTTACATATTATACTAGCTTTAAACCATTTGTAATAAGATTCTTTAAAGAATCCTCTTTTCTTAATGCTTCCAATTCAGCTTTAAGTGGCTCAACAATTTGCTCTAATTTAGCATTAACTGTTGCAATTTCAAGTAATTCTAAACGTAATAACCAATCACTTTGGTGTTCACGATTAAGCTCATTATGCACAGCAATTAATTTAGAAATACAGTCATCACAGAATGTATTCTTTTCTCTAATTACTCTAACTTCTTTATATAATTTTTCTAATTCAGTTAATGGGGCTGGTGTTTCCATTACGAACTCTACTTCTTTAATTGAATCACTAAAGTAAGAAGTTGGGTCAGCTGCACCAGGGTATGCTGATTCAACTCGAGAACCAACTGCCATATCAAAAGTTCCCCACTCTTTTTTGAATAATTCTTTTCCTTCGTAAGTAACAGTGCAGTCTTCAAATGAGATTAATGCAACTTTGTCTTCATTCTTAATAATATTCACAACTCTACCGGAAGCGCTTACATTGCTTAAGAATTCTAAATCAACAAAGTTCCCTACGACAATACCTAAATTTTTAAGTGCAGCATCGTCACATTCTTCTAATTCTATATTTCCTTTTAGAAGTCCAATAGGTGTACCAAATCCTTTAGCATGGTAGTCTTTTCCGTGACCTTCTAATTGCTTATTATTTATTGAAAGTGCTGTTTCGCCAGTTGTATTAACGTAAATTGCTTCACCGTTTTCATCTTTTAAGATTGCATGAACAATACCAGTTACACTTAATCCAGAATTTAATTCAAATGTAGCAACGCTTTTCGATTTAAGAGCTTTATCTAAGCTTTCTGTACCGCCTACACGGAATGCCATAGTGCTCGCTAATTCTTCAGCACCTTGCATTAATTCATCAAAATCTTTGCATACGAATAATTGTGCTTGCATTTCAGTTATATTTTTCGGTTGTAATGTAGAAGCTTCAATAGAAAAAGGAAGTCTTTCAACTGCATCTGTAAAGCAATGTGTGCTTTCACCTACTGATGATAATAAACCAGCACCGTAAATTTTTGGATTATCTAATTCACCAATTAGACCATATTCAACTGTTCTCCAGAATACGCGTGAAATTTTTTCAGCTTCTGAAATTCCAACTATTGCTTTTTGTCTTTCTTCAACTAATTTTTGTGCGGCAGCTTTTTCTTCAGGTGTCGATTTTGGATCTTCCATTACAATCGTTAAATTTCTAACTGCTTCAAATAATTCTTGTTTTTCTTTTGTAGCAAATGCTTTTGCACCAATTGAACCAATTTTTTGTACGTATTCTCTAAATACAGGATCAAAAAGAATAGGCGCGTGTCCTGCAGCTTCATGAATAATATCTGGAGCAGGTGTATATTCTATATTCGTGATTTGTCTAATTTCAGTTGCGATTGGTAAAATACCATTTGCTAAAAGTTCAAAAAATGCAGCGCCTGGAATTAATCCATTTACGATTCCTGCTCCCCAACCAATTTTTGAAAGACACTCGTTCATTTCAGCTACGTTTGGAATTTTTTCCGTTTCAATTCCTGACATCTTAAGTCCATCGACAAATGCAGAATGTGCTCTATCTTTTAATGCATGATGATTTTGTCTCATTACATAGCGCCATACAGCATGATCAATTGGCGTGTAAAGATCATAATTTTGTTCCGATAAGTATTGCTTCAAATGAGGTGGTATTATTTTTGTTTCAAAAGCTGCTTCTTTCATGTCATCAATTCCCCTTTTTAAAAATTATTTCACTTAAAAATCTATTACTCTACTTTCTTAAAAATACCCGTTCTATCTATATCTTGCTAAAAGCTTTTTTTGAGCATTTTTAAGCAAGTTTCCATCATTTAACCATTTCTACTTTTTCCAAATTACTCCTTCTTTCTACAAAATCTTTTTTTATTCGGTATTTATAGTCGTAATCAACCAAGCACATCACTCCTTTCAAAGCTAAAAAAGTGTAAATTATTTTGTTCACTACATTTGTAGCTTATTCCGTCACATCTTCTATACATGCACACAGGATTTTTTCACATAAAAAAATCCCTACTGTTTGCACAGTAGGGACGAACTTTAAATTCGCGGTACCACCCTAGTTATTAGCTGTTTTACTAAAACTTACTAATATCTTCATTTCATAACGGCTCTTCACCGTCTTCCCCTCACAATTCGTTTCGAAGAAGATGCTCGTGGATTGTAATTCATGTTGTTTTATGTACTGATTTGCACCAACCATCAGCTCTCTGTTACAGGGAAAACTTCACTACTTTAATTCCATTCATTGCTCATTATTTAATTAAATTATTTTCTTAAAATAAAAAAGTCCCTACTGTTTGCACAGTAGGGACGAAATAGTCTTTTTCGCGGTACCACCCTAAATTATTAGTAATAAAAACAATACTAATATCTTCATTTCATAACGGCTCTTCACCGTCTTCCCCTCACAATTCGTTTCGAGGAAGATGCTCTAGGATCGTAATTCATGTGTTCTATGTACTGGTTTGCAGCAACCACCAGCTCTCTGTTACAGGGAAAACTCCACTACTAAAATTCCTATCATTGCTTTTCGTGATTCAATTAATACATACTTTATTCCTATTTTTCGTAAATGTCAATACTTATAATTTTTTATTTCTCATGAGATTTTTATTATTTAGAAATAATTATAACCATGTTCTTTAGAAATATATGATCGGAAATCACCAATTAACCACATAAACTAATTTAGGAACTCATATTCTCAATTTATATAAAAACAATATAGTTACCCACTCTCTCTTTACTGTATAAACAATGATTTTTTAAAGAGTATTTAGAGTTAATGATTCCCCCACTGGAGTTTCAATCAATTTTAAAAAGTTATATTTAATTTTTAATATATATCTTATTCTAAAATTGGTCGCAAAAAACATAGTTATATCAATATATTTTTCCCTAGCACATTCTCTAATAAATGATTCTTTTTTCTTTGTATAAGTTTGACGATCATTTTGATATTCCTTAGCGAGAATCTTTAATTGAAGTACTTCCAACATATTCCATACAAATTATTTTTTTGGTATAGCGGATAGAATTTTCCCTTTTTCTTCTTCAAATTGTAGTTCCCAATTAGGATCATCATTTTTAATCAAGACATTTGGTTTTGTCACGTTTATACGTCTTCCTCATTAAATTATTTTCTAAACAAAAAGTTTTACCGTTATATTTGTACATATTGACAATCTTCTTATATAAAATATAATTAATTTATAATATGTTAACTTAAAAAATAAAATAAGTTAACATAAAGAGAGGGAGATTTAGTAATGCAACAAGAAAGATTAAAAATGCTTATTAATTCAGCTTTATTTGCAGCAATTATTGGTATTCTATCTCAAATATCTATTCCTTTGCCCTTTTCTCCTGTTCCAATTACAGGACAAACATTAGCAATTGGCTTAGCGGCTACGATTTTAGGTAAGAAATACGGAACAATCTCGTTACTTCTTTATTTAGCACTTGGCGCAATCGGAATACCAGTTTTCGCAGGTGGTGCTGCGGGGTTTGGCGTACTATTCGGTTCAACAGGTGGTTATTTAATTGGATTTATTCCAACTATTTTCATCATCGCTTACTATATTGAAAAAACTAAGTTCACAGTCTTAAATGCAATGATTGCAAACACAATCGGTATGTTTGTAACGTTAGTATTTGGTACTGTGTGGTTAAAAATTGCAGCTTCTCTAAGCTGGCACGATGCGATGGCTTTCGGTTTTTATCCTTTCATTATTCTTGGATTAGTTAAAGCCTATGTAGCATCTGCATTAGGTGTTATTATTGGTAAACGTTTAGCAAAAGCTAATTTATTAAAACGTGATGAAATTTCAGCGTAGTACAAAAAGAGCTCACTCTTATGATGTGAGCTCTTTCAGTGTGTGGACAAAGTACAAAAAACTTGATTTTCAGACTGATTGCAAGCGCTTGTCTTTCGAGGTGCGAAGCCTGGTGAGGAGCGGAGTTACCCTAGACAGTAATGAGCACAGCAGACAGGCGAAGCAACGAAGAAAGCGAGCGTTTATCAACAGTCTGAAAGGTAATTTCATTGAACATCAACAGCTTTAACGACTGATCGATCTCCTTTTTGTTGGACTGTAACAATATACTTAGATCCGCCTTGATTGTATCTGTCCATTTGGCTTTCAGGAATGTAAAAACGACTTAGATTATGATTGATTACAATTTCTTCTTCTTTTCCAGTATATGTGTATTGAATAGTTGCTTTAATGTATTTTGAATGCTTTGGACGATGATCCGTTACATAATCTAATTGATAAATATCATTTTGTCCCTTTTGAAAGACAATATAAACTTTTTCCCCTTCTTTCGGCGTATCTTTACCTTTCCAATCCTTCATTGTTATTGAGTCAAAATCATACGATAAGGCTGCATAATGTCCTAATAAAGGTTCCACTGGATCCAAACTTTCAGATTTTATTTTAAACGTATCGGCTGAATGCTTAAAGTACATAATGTTGCCAAGTAAAGCTAGTAATAAAATAAACTGAATGATTGAAAGCAAAAGTAATTTCTTCTTATTTTGCATGTTCATCACCTCTTGCTTTTTTCGATTGGGTATAGACGAAATATAATACTACTGCAAGGATAATAAACACGATTGATTTACTTATAAATGAAATGGCAAATCCTGTATAAATTCCAATTACTAGTGAGGCAAATGTTATAAAACCAATAATAATGCTTCCTTTTTCCTGGCCTAATACACCTTTAAATAAACGTATACATGAATAGGAAAATAATATTAATACGCCTACAATCATATTGGCTAATTGATCTTGTATTCCTAATATTGGTAATACGAATATAAATAAGAAGATCCAAAGATAATTATTAAACGATATTTTGTCCTTCCACTTCTTGTACACGGTATAGATTGCTAGTAAAAGGATTAATAGAATGATCGTATCAAATAGTGGCACTGCAATCGGCTTTAAAAATCCATGTGAAAATTCCTTTTGCAACTCATGAATTACATCATAAGATCCTCCAAATAATGAAGTGAAATACGTGAATAGCCATATAAATATAGTAAATACAGGTAATAAAACATAATTAATAATCCCACGTTCGTTTAAATACCAAAGAATAAACACTACTAAAATAATTGGCATCATATATTGGCGGTCTGAAAATGTCTGGAAAAACATAATGACAATATACCCTAGAAATGTGTAATTAAAGCTAGCATTCCACCGATTCTTCATTATTGTTAATAAATAAACTGAGCAAAGTAACAATGGAATTTGAAGAAGGTAAACATGTGCCGTTTCTATTCCAGCACTATAGCTCAAACTAAAAAATCCGATTCCCAAGAAAAGATAATAAAACATGTTATGCTTTAACACATAATAATAAAGGAATGCGAGCATTGTCCAAGTGATCAAAAATACTGGACTATCACTAGTAAACTGATACATTTGTACAATCAAAACAAATGCACATGCATACCCAATTACATTAATAAAGTTTAAACAATTCCCAAACAATTCTTTCCCCTTATGATAGCTTATAAATGCAACTGCATGGAAAACTAATAGTGTGACAAAAATAATGACTAATCTCATAGTTTGGCTAAATTCGTTCCAGTTACTGCCCACTAGCGCTAAAATTGAAAATGCTACAAGTAATGCAATTAAAAATGGTACAATATCTCCTAAAAAAGTTTGCTTTTCAGCTTTAGCTCGGTGCCTTTCATACTCAAGTATTCGGTTTAATGAAGCTTCATCTAGTAAGTTATGCTTGTGCCATTCTTTTAGCTTTTGATCTAATTTACTCATGTAATCCCCCCTTTTAGTAGCAGTTTATAAAACTACTTCCATTACTATTATAATTTCTCAATAAAACATAAATTACCTCTAAATCTAAAATTTAAGAAGAATATGTTTAATCAAACGTTTGTTTAATTTATAAGGTTTCCCACTAAGAGCTTAATAATATAGCTTTGTATTGTTCATATTGTCCACTTGCTCTTAATATGATAGTCTATTCATAAATTCTAACAATTTAATTGCATTTAGATTTACATATAGATTCTATTGTACATACAGCTTTCATATAAGGGTGTTTTTTACTGTTTAAAATCATGATTGTAGAAGATGATGAAAAAATTCGTAAAATCGTCTCGGAAACAATACGGAAATGGCAGTATGAGGTAATTGAAGTAACAAAGTTTGATCAAATACGATTAGAAGTTGAAAATACTCAACCTCATCTTTGAATTTTTTTAATACCACGCTATAAGCTTTTTAGAACCCTAGGCCTAGCCTAGAATTTTCGTTTCCACAATAAAAACAGCCCTATTTCTAGGGCTTTTTCATGATCCTTTAAACAGGATAAACACCATGCTTTTTCGTAGCAGGGGTTTCATATGATTCTGAGTAATAAGCAAAACGCTTAATTAGCTCTGTACGTAGCTCTTCTGGTT
This genomic interval from Gottfriedia acidiceleris contains the following:
- a CDS encoding GNAT family N-acetyltransferase is translated as MKFIAFENIHLDEAASLLAIRHMYDRRINPELPSKFEEATYAKKAIEALFNEKNSFGIAAMNGSELVGYMIGAIQTDKNRERHTWIKYAGMAIAESEDEELYRGLYTEFANKMVELGSFNHYVMVPSGNKSTLDAWLHLGFAYEQVHGIRDLTVSSDKVFEDIQIRVATSEDEKRIRELATVIMEHQAKSPVFAPGFIEERDDYQEGYAEIINDEAAMLWLAIYQNEIVGFQVFESSATSDENLLTPESCISLVVGATVESSRGMGVNTALLKHGLTYADKEGYKLCETDWRITNLESSRFWPKNGFKPIAYRLVRKIDPRIIWATGV
- a CDS encoding VOC family protein, with translation MSFEVKGIDHIQLVCPRGGEDEARKFYNEVLGMRELPKPENLKGRGGCWFICGNQEIHISIQEDFIAPKKAHPGLIVTNIEALREHLLQLNFEIKQEPPIEGRTRFFVNDPFGNRVEFLEFH
- a CDS encoding aromatic amino acid hydroxylase; translation: MKEAAFETKIIPPHLKQYLSEQNYDLYTPIDHAVWRYVMRQNHHALKDRAHSAFVDGLKMSGIETEKIPNVAEMNECLSKIGWGAGIVNGLIPGAAFFELLANGILPIATEIRQITNIEYTPAPDIIHEAAGHAPILFDPVFREYVQKIGSIGAKAFATKEKQELFEAVRNLTIVMEDPKSTPEEKAAAQKLVEERQKAIVGISEAEKISRVFWRTVEYGLIGELDNPKIYGAGLLSSVGESTHCFTDAVERLPFSIEASTLQPKNITEMQAQLFVCKDFDELMQGAEELASTMAFRVGGTESLDKALKSKSVATFELNSGLSVTGIVHAILKDENGEAIYVNTTGETALSINNKQLEGHGKDYHAKGFGTPIGLLKGNIELEECDDAALKNLGIVVGNFVDLEFLSNVSASGRVVNIIKNEDKVALISFEDCTVTYEGKELFKKEWGTFDMAVGSRVESAYPGAADPTSYFSDSIKEVEFVMETPAPLTELEKLYKEVRVIREKNTFCDDCISKLIAVHNELNREHQSDWLLRLELLEIATVNAKLEQIVEPLKAELEALRKEDSLKNLITNGLKLV
- a CDS encoding GrpB family protein, which encodes MTKPNVLIKNDDPNWELQFEEEKGKILSAIPKK
- a CDS encoding GDYXXLXY domain-containing protein encodes the protein MQNKKKLLLLSIIQFILLLALLGNIMYFKHSADTFKIKSESLDPVEPLLGHYAALSYDFDSITMKDWKGKDTPKEGEKVYIVFQKGQNDIYQLDYVTDHRPKHSKYIKATIQYTYTGKEEEIVINHNLSRFYIPESQMDRYNQGGSKYIVTVQQKGDRSVVKAVDVQ
- a CDS encoding biotin transporter BioY encodes the protein MQQERLKMLINSALFAAIIGILSQISIPLPFSPVPITGQTLAIGLAATILGKKYGTISLLLYLALGAIGIPVFAGGAAGFGVLFGSTGGYLIGFIPTIFIIAYYIEKTKFTVLNAMIANTIGMFVTLVFGTVWLKIAASLSWHDAMAFGFYPFIILGLVKAYVASALGVIIGKRLAKANLLKRDEISA
- a CDS encoding DUF2157 domain-containing protein; translated protein: MSKLDQKLKEWHKHNLLDEASLNRILEYERHRAKAEKQTFLGDIVPFLIALLVAFSILALVGSNWNEFSQTMRLVIIFVTLLVFHAVAFISYHKGKELFGNCLNFINVIGYACAFVLIVQMYQFTSDSPVFLITWTMLAFLYYYVLKHNMFYYLFLGIGFFSLSYSAGIETAHVYLLQIPLLLCSVYLLTIMKNRWNASFNYTFLGYIVIMFFQTFSDRQYMMPIILVVFILWYLNERGIINYVLLPVFTIFIWLFTYFTSLFGGSYDVIHELQKEFSHGFLKPIAVPLFDTIILLILLLAIYTVYKKWKDKISFNNYLWIFLFIFVLPILGIQDQLANMIVGVLILFSYSCIRLFKGVLGQEKGSIIIGFITFASLVIGIYTGFAISFISKSIVFIILAVVLYFVYTQSKKARGDEHAK